In Octopus bimaculoides isolate UCB-OBI-ISO-001 chromosome 26, ASM119413v2, whole genome shotgun sequence, the DNA window AACTTTTTTTGGAGCATTATTAAATCGTcccggtacttgactggtgcaTTAGATTTACCGATCCCCaagaagattaaaaattaagttGACTCCGATGGGATTTAAACACGGAACGTAAAGTTACGAAACTTAAATCCCCACGACGCATCTTGTACGTCACTATACACTTCTGCCATCGATTGGcttaatgagaaaattattatttattcttgtttctaTGGTAAAACTGAGTTTTAACGTCACTTAGCTTTTTCCCGTCCACGTATCAGTCGTGttccctcccctcctccttccaTTGACGTagtcatttcctcctcctccccttcttagCAGGTACTTTCGAAGGGAGGTAATCATGGCACAGCTATATAAAATCCCGAGTCTCTGCCTGCCGACCTTTCTTTGCCAGTTTGCATTTCAGCTGCCTTCATTCGTCCTCTTCTTATTCACAATTCTTGAGCACTTTTGAAGAACTTTTGTCATGGAGCGCACATTTATTGCTGTCAAACCAGAAGGCGTCCAACGAGGGTTAGTTTTAACTGTTTCATAATATTTCAGCACTTCACTACGCTGTTTCTAGTCCCTTTAATTCGTCTCTCTTTATCCAGATTGTTTAGTCCTGAACTAATTAGATGTTCTTTTTTTGATTAATCAATTAAACTTTCCCAACAGCTAACCTTTCGTTAgtttttaatctttattaataacattttctaaatctaaaatgtgatgagagacaaagagaaggtCGACATGTCATTCACATTTTGATCAAAATCTCAATGTCTCTTTGTATGAATTGTaactaaattaaagaattaattttgtattatctttttatatttttgtcaagACTTAGAAAAACGCCaactattttttaataaaaaaacaaagaaatcgaAGCTTAAATACAAAGGTTTTTAGGCGATTTTATAACGGCATTTCGAGTCGTGATTGACATAAAAAAATCAAGACAGGATTTATTTCAGTCTTTGTAttaatgatctaaattaaatgttttaatcaattatattgcccaatttgttttttgggtttttattttgcaaaaataaaacttgtatttgtaattttattttccatttcatctCGTGTGCGCACAGTTTCTTTTCCCCTTTGTGCGCGCGCACAACTGGGAGGGGATagtcaatctctttctctctctcactttatgtTGTCTGCGGAAATATTGTCtagtttttaaagaattatatttttactttaaatatctttttcttcGTCCCTTGCATCACTGTGATCGTGGATGTTTTAGTCATAATCGTTTTATGTCGGATTACATTCAATGTTCCCTTTCATTTTTAAAACAGAAGTTCGATTGCTGTTTCTAGCTGTCAGAACAGCCTTGTAGACGATTCCGTTAGCAGAGGAGTGTACTGCTCCTTTTTCCCCCCTCTTCACAAACCCTTAATACCCCTTTTCCATTGGTTTATAGCCGGTTTCCTTTGTCCCTTTTAGACGTCACTTCGTTGTCTCATTTCACTCAGCGTGAAGCTGGTCGCttcacttgctagaaacagcagataATTTATATTAACATTGTTTTCTAAGAAAGTCGTAATGAATTTTTTCTTTAAGATGCTAAGACTACCTTGGTGTATTTAGATCGTTATGTCAGGCCATTGTAACTCACTTGATTATAAGTCTATTCTTTCAGGATTGATCTGGAACTTAGCCTTGCTAAACAATTTTAACACCTAAAATTATTTGTCATGGTACCCGTTACAATGTCCTTGTCGCTATATACAATGGATAAAATcttgcatgttttatttattgcCCATTTAACACCACACctctacaaaaaaaaatctgttacaataaaaaaaatttcccgTTCGTTGGCTGCCATTCAAGACCGGTTTTAATGTTGTACTTATGTGACTGGAAATTTAGGCCCTGATTATTAATTTAACTGGATTTCAGATTAGCCGAGTTGAATTAAAGGATTATCATCTCGAGGAAGTCTAAGATATTTAATATGGGATCTGGTATCGTTCTCATTAAATTACAACGGTAATCTGAGATGTTCTGCAACCTATTGAGGTATATAATATTCAGtggtatggtgtgtatgtgtatatatatattttataatgacataaaggggggtgggggtgattggGTTACTAAGTAGATAAGTATAAACAGATGAATTATGTGTGCAAGCGCCGCTCTCATCACTTTTAGATGAAATGTTTCCGGTAACGATTACCAGAAAATATAGTTGATATCTTGATTCTAGTAAGAGGATCgttcttcattcattttaaatAGTTTGAACTCACAAATTTTTGTTACATTGCCTGTGATTATGATGAATCTCTTTCTCTGCGATTCAGAGGCTATAGTCATTGCTTGTTAATTAGCTGCAAAATTTTAGTCCAATTGATGATCTGCAGGCTTTCCTCCTCGATTTCAAGTGACCCTCTCTTAGCAGGTCAGCCTGTGGGAGGTATGGCTTTTGTCATCGACTCTGTACTGGATTACAGTTGCCAGTAACACAGAGGAGTGGCCACACATGCATGGTATTTTCGTGTGTAATTTGGTGGTTTCTAAGCTTGCTAAATATAGATGAAGGACTTGAGAGTTGATGGTGAGTTTGGTGAGGAAATTAGTGTGGAGTTATGGTGTCTGAGTAGAATTTCTGTTTGGAATACACTGCATAATGATTAGAGTTCTGTTAGCTATAATTGATTTGAGGATACTGCTTGTTCCCCATAAACATTAACAGCTATTAATCTTGACTGAGAGTTTGAGGTTTCTGTCTCAATCTTGAATTCATAAATTCATCAGTATGATAattagttatataaataaaagcatatcCAATAATTAGACGATTAAATAACGAATGTATTCCTGTTCAGCTAGTCAATGCAGCAAGCTTCATTGCTAATTAGGAGTAATTACATTCATAGAGGGAAACCTAGTTATAATTAGGTgcggatgtgtggtaagaagtttgcttctcaacctcatggttctgggttcagccccacagcTTGGTGGCACCTttggctggcagaatcattaacacgccaagcaaaatgcttagctgcatttcatccatctttatgatctgttcaatattaaacatttttctattaaaaCTTTGGTAAATTTTTTCAATGTCATTGTAACTTTTGTCTTTAAATCTCATTTTTCCCTTTCTTTGCAGACTGTGTGGTGAAGTCATTACCCGTTTTGAGAAACGTGGCTTCCAGTTGGTTGCCTGCAAGTTGGTCCATGCTTCCAAGACCCTTTTGGAATCCCATTATGCAGAACACAAAGGAAAAGGGTTTTTTGATGGTCTCGTAGCCCACATGTCCTCCTCCCCTGTATTGGCGATGGTCTGGGAAGGTGCCAGTGTAATTTCAACTGCTCGCACCATGATGGGAGCCACTGACCCCAAGAAGTCCGCCCCTGGTACCATCCGTGGTGATTACGGTATTGATATGGGACGTAACATCATCCATGGTAGTGATGGAACTGAATCAGCCAATCATGAAATCAATTTATGGTTTACTAAGGAAGAGCAAATCACTTGGAAACCAGCTCTAAGCAACTGGTTGTACGAGTAAATTGGTCAGTAAGTTTAACAAAGACATTATAGGAACACTTACTGCAACACAAAATCATTTACATTttactgtgaataaataagaaaaaaaataaaaacaggtttatgtaaatattgtgtCATGTTATCTTTaaccttttgtttcaattttttttatcaagtgaTTCTGTGACTctgtggttctggattcagtttcATTGCATGTCAAatgtggcaagtgtcttctatagcttcaggctgaccaaaaccttgtggatttggttgatagaaactgaaagaagcctgtgtgtgtgtgtgtatgtataatatgagaGCTGATTGTTGGACAGGCATGAAGGAAATATATACAGTGGAACCTTGATTCATGAATGCCCCTCTTGAACAGTTTTTCTGAATATAAAACGTCCTGCATGACAGGGTCTTCAGTAAAAAATCACGCCAGCTGCAAGTGTCAGTTGCTGCCTAACTTTTACTCAGTGTCCATCCCTGCTTCAATTCGACATGCTTTGTCCTGAAATTACACACAAGAGAGAATTCATAAAGCGAGGTTccactgtgcatgtgtatataataaagcCATTTTGCGATAAACTATTTGGTGCTTGGATTCTAGTAGGAGGATAATTTTTGGATAACTTTATCTTAGCATATTCTTCATTCAAGCAACATCTACTAAGTGCTGCCCCCTACAAAGACATTTCATTAGTTTGCATTGCTAGTGTAGTCATGAGATAGCAATTGCTTTTGGTGTAATCCTGTCAAGACAGCCATTTGTGTCTGCTTCCCAGTACCATCAACAGTCACTCTTTGGTTTTATGAGCTATGACTTAAATAAGCAGTAAAATGAGAACCCAGAATTTCAGCTCTAAATAGTTTTTGTGCATCCAGCTGTGTTTGGTCACAAATTAACCCAATGATGTCCATAGTAAGTTGTGTTTTCACACTtcccgctgtgtgtgtgtgtgtgcatataaaggaATTTATTTCTGTGTAGAATAAATGTTTATAACATTGGTTAGCTTATCCTGCTGCAAACCAAGTTTTGTACCTAAAgttgaaatttgaaagaatatgGTGTGTGTCTTTATCTCTGCTTGTCTTCACATTGAAACTGCTGAGGCAGCCGTGATGATGTTTCATACATATCAGTACATTCTATAGTTTGGTGCTTTCAATATGCAAACACCAGGAGGTAAAATAGTCGAAAGAGTACCCTAACATCAGAAATAGAATACTGCTTCAAGAACATTAGTCCAATCCCGATCAACCTGAATAAAGTGATTTGGTTATACGGTGGTGGATGTAACTGTGGTGTAAATGAGTTCACTTTGCAACCCTGTTCCAGGTTTCacatcttgttttccattttggcGTCTGCAATCATTGCAACAGGTGTGCCAAAATCTCAAAGGAAATTGGGTAGATTGAAACCTGTTGTATGTT includes these proteins:
- the LOC106882130 gene encoding nucleoside diphosphate kinase, with amino-acid sequence MERTFIAVKPEGVQRGLCGEVITRFEKRGFQLVACKLVHASKTLLESHYAEHKGKGFFDGLVAHMSSSPVLAMVWEGASVISTARTMMGATDPKKSAPGTIRGDYGIDMGRNIIHGSDGTESANHEINLWFTKEEQITWKPALSNWLYE